From Methylobacterium radiodurans, a single genomic window includes:
- a CDS encoding SPFH domain-containing protein has protein sequence MDLSVGLSVFAVVAAVLVVMTLAAGINIVPQGHVYTVERFGRYARNLEAGLGVITPFVERIGRRVNIMEQVIEVPSQEAFTRDNAGVTIDAVVFYQVLDAARASYEVANLDVAMLTLTMTNIRTVVGSMDLDQLLSHRDEINERLLRVMDAAAAPWGVKMTRIEIKDIVPPADLAGAMARQMKAEREKRASVLEAEGQRQAEILRAEGRKQSAILEAEGRREAAFRDAEARERSAEAEARATSLVSEAIAKGDLAAANFLVAEKYVDAVRALATAPNQRVVVVPIEAAALAGTLGGIAEISRSVFGEAASARRAGAPPNAGTARS, from the coding sequence ATGGACCTCTCGGTGGGATTGAGCGTGTTCGCCGTCGTCGCGGCGGTGCTCGTCGTGATGACGCTCGCGGCCGGGATCAACATCGTGCCGCAGGGGCACGTCTACACGGTCGAGCGCTTCGGCCGCTACGCGCGCAACCTCGAGGCCGGGCTCGGGGTGATCACGCCCTTCGTCGAGCGGATCGGGCGGCGGGTGAACATCATGGAGCAGGTGATCGAGGTTCCGAGCCAGGAGGCCTTCACCCGCGACAATGCCGGCGTCACCATCGACGCGGTGGTGTTCTACCAGGTGCTCGACGCGGCGCGCGCCTCCTACGAGGTCGCCAACCTCGACGTCGCCATGCTGACCCTGACGATGACGAACATCCGCACCGTCGTCGGCTCGATGGACCTCGACCAGCTGCTCTCCCACCGCGACGAGATCAACGAGCGCCTTCTGCGGGTGATGGACGCCGCCGCCGCGCCCTGGGGCGTGAAGATGACCCGCATCGAGATCAAGGACATCGTGCCGCCCGCCGACCTCGCGGGCGCCATGGCCCGCCAGATGAAGGCGGAGCGGGAGAAGCGCGCCTCCGTGCTGGAGGCGGAGGGGCAGCGGCAGGCCGAGATCCTGCGGGCGGAGGGGCGCAAGCAGTCGGCGATCCTCGAGGCGGAAGGGCGGCGCGAGGCCGCCTTCCGCGACGCGGAGGCGCGCGAGCGCTCGGCGGAGGCCGAAGCGCGGGCGACGAGCCTGGTCAGCGAGGCGATCGCAAAGGGCGACCTCGCGGCGGCGAACTTCCTCGTGGCCGAGAAGTACGTGGACGCCGTGCGCGCGCTGGCCACTGCCCCGAACCAGCGCGTCGTGGTGGTGCCGATCGAGGCGGCCGCGCTCGCCGGAACGCTCGGGGGCATCGCGGAGATCAGCCGCAGCGTGTTCGGCGAGGCGGCTTCCGCCCGGCGGGCGGGCGCGCCGCCGAATGCCGGGACGGCACGGAGCTGA
- a CDS encoding NfeD family protein — translation MPADLAAALEPAWLWIIAGLILAATELALPGVFLIWLGLAAVLTGLAAAAVPMPWQAQLLAWALLSILCVGLATRLDRRRPASALNRADRGLVGREGVLAEAIVGGAGAARFDDTYWRVSGPDLPAGARIRVTGMTGTVLTVIAA, via the coding sequence ATGCCGGCCGACCTCGCCGCCGCCCTCGAGCCCGCCTGGCTCTGGATCATCGCCGGCCTTATCCTGGCGGCGACCGAGCTGGCGCTGCCGGGCGTGTTCCTGATCTGGCTCGGGCTTGCCGCCGTGCTGACCGGGCTCGCCGCGGCCGCGGTGCCGATGCCCTGGCAGGCGCAGCTCCTCGCCTGGGCCTTGCTCTCGATCCTCTGCGTCGGCCTCGCGACCCGGCTCGACCGCCGCCGCCCGGCGAGCGCGCTCAACCGGGCGGACCGCGGCCTCGTCGGGCGCGAGGGTGTGCTGGCCGAGGCGATCGTCGGCGGCGCGGGCGCGGCGCGCTTCGACGACACCTACTGGCGCGTCAGCGGGCCGGATCTCCCGGCGGGCGCACGCATCCGGGTGACCGGGATGACCGGCACGGTGCTGACGGTGATCGCGGCCTGA